Part of the Catharus ustulatus isolate bCatUst1 chromosome 18, bCatUst1.pri.v2, whole genome shotgun sequence genome is shown below.
AGTCATCATCTTCCCCAGCCCTAcaggtccctgtcctgtccatTCCCCTCTGCccatgtccctgccagccccataAGTCCATGTCCATTCCCAGAACTCAAAGTCTTCCCCAGCCCCATATGTCCATCTCTGGTCCATCCCTACCAGACAATGTCCTTGACAGCCCTGCATACCTACAGGTCCACATCCTGTCCACCTCCTTCAGcctgtgtcactgccagcccatgtcctgtccctccccaccacccaatgtcctccccagccccacatgTCCATCTCTGGTCCATCTCTCCCAGCCAATGTCCTCACTCACCAGTCCTACAGGTCCACACCCAGGTCATCTCCCTCAGACCCACAAGTCCATGTCCTGTCCACCCCACCATGATCCATGTCCCTGCCAACTCCATATGTCCATCTCTGGTTCATCTTCCCACCCCATAACTCTGCATCCTGCCCATCCCCACCAGTTCAtgttcctgctgtccctcagcctgtatccctgtcccagctcccatgATGCCCCTTCTCCCCACATCAACACTTAAGAGGAGGCTCTGGCTGGGGTGACCAGCCTCTTGGGgccaccccatccctggaccTTTCAGTGGGTCCTGTCTGATGCCCCCCatcctcccatcccagctgggcaAGAAAGTTGAAATGGTGACGATGGTGTATGACTGTGAGGGCCTGGGCCTGAAGCACCTCTGGAAGCCAGCTGTGGACACGTATGGAGAGGTGAGGGCTCCTGCCAACTCCCCTTCCTGCTGGACCACAGGGCTGATCCCTGGGATGATGCAGGAGCAggtccctgcagtgctctgcacCCCCCAATGCTCTGGGTGGGGTCATGGCATGGGTGACCTGAGCTCCCCCCATCCTGCAGATCCTGTCCATGTTCGAGGAGAATTACCCTGAGTCCCTCAAGTCCCTCTTTATTGTGAAGGGTGAGTTCAGCCCCAGGGTCCTGCTCCCTTTATCCAGGTGCTGACACCCCCCTAATGccctcctctgcccccagcccccaaGCTCTTTCCCGTGGCCTACAACCTAGTCAAGCACTTCCTGAGCGAGGACACGCGCAAGAAGGTCGTGGTCCTGGGATGTGAGTCCTGACCCTCTCCAGGGTGTTCCAAATGGGGGTGACACATGCCTCCTCTGCTGTCACTCCATCCAGGGGGAATATTCCAACTCACAGCTCCCCTCAAACCTGTTGTCCTCCCCCTCAGCTAACTGGAAGGAGGTCCTGCAGAAGCACATCGACCCTGCGCAGATCCCAGTGGAGTATGGGGGGACGCTGACAGACCCTGATGGGGACCCCAAGTGCTCCAGCAAGGTAGGAGGAGCCCCCGCTGGGTTCTTCAGGGCTGCTGGGAAGTTCCTCCACCCCCACATCCTCTGTCCCTTCCAGATAAATTACGGGGGGGACGTGCCCCAGCATTACTACGTGCGGGATCAGCTGGCACAGAAGTACGAACACTCGGTCGTGGTCAACAGGGGCTCATCCCACCAGGTCGAGTACGAGATCCTCTTCCCCAGCTGCGTGCTCAGGTGAGCGGCGGCTCCGCGCTGCACGgaggggtgacagcagcagtgtccccacccGCCACAGCACCggccctgtgccctgcaggtggCAGTTCCGCTCCGAGGGCTCTGACATCGGCTTTGGGGTGTACCTGAAAACCAAGGTCGGGGAGCGGCAGCGAGCGGGCGACATGACTGAGGTGCTTCCCAACCAGCGCTACAACGCACACATGGTGCCCGAGGACGGCTCCCTCACCTGCTCCACGCCCGGCATTTGTGAGTGCCGAGCCctccccagggtgtcccctgtgtccctaaCCCCACCACATCCCTGACACTCCTGTCCCCCACAGATGTCCTGCGCTTCGACAACACCTACAGCTTCCTCCACTCCAAGAAGGTGAGCTACAGCgtggaggtgctgctgcccgACACCGCCTCAGCCCAGCAGATCCAGGGGGAGTCCCCCAACCAcagcccctgagcccccccGGGCTGCACTGCGCCCCAAGGATGGCCCTGCAGGAAGATGGAGCCGGTGCTGAGTCCCGGAGCTGCCAGACTGAGGCAGGGACCAAGCGGGGCCAGACGGGGCTGAGCATCCGCAGCGCCCCCAAACTCTGTGCCTTATGTGGGTCCCACACCCaccgctgctgctgcctggggtggGGAGTAAAGGGATGGACTGAGCGGGGTCTGCTCCGGTTTGTGGCTGCCCGGACCCAGAACTGCCCCTACTGCCCCACTCAGTCCTACAACCAGaccagctgcccccagccccctaATTGCCCCCTCAGTCTCATACCTGCTCCCCCAAGTCCCACAATTAACCACTCAGTCCCAGAactgcccctgctgccccctcagccccacaaCCGCCCGTTAGTGCCATGGCcaccccagctgcccccagccacaGCACCGTGCCCTCAGTCCCACACctgccctcctgtccctccagagcCGTAACCGCCCCCAGCCACAGCACCGTGCCCTcagtcccacacctgtccccagccacAGCACCGTGCCCTCAGTCCCACACctgccctcctgtccctccagagcCGTAACCGCCCCCAGCCACAGCACCGTGCCCTcagtcccacacctgtccccagccacAGCACCGTGCCCTCAGTCCCACACCTGCCCCCAGCCACAGCACCGTGCCCTcagtcccacacctgtccccagccacAGCACCGTGCCCTCAGTCCCACACctgccctcctgtccctccagagccgtagct
Proteins encoded:
- the SEC14L2 gene encoding SEC14-like protein 2 translates to MSGRVGDLSPRQAELLAQFREKLQDVLPSLPSQDDYFLLKWLRARSFDLPKAEAMVRKHAEVRKHMDADNIIAWEPPEVIRKYMSGGMCGYDREGSPVWYEIIGPMDAKGLLFSASKQDLMKKKFRDCELLRHECEQQSEKLGKKVEMVTMVYDCEGLGLKHLWKPAVDTYGEILSMFEENYPESLKSLFIVKAPKLFPVAYNLVKHFLSEDTRKKVVVLGSNWKEVLQKHIDPAQIPVEYGGTLTDPDGDPKCSSKINYGGDVPQHYYVRDQLAQKYEHSVVVNRGSSHQVEYEILFPSCVLRWQFRSEGSDIGFGVYLKTKVGERQRAGDMTEVLPNQRYNAHMVPEDGSLTCSTPGIYVLRFDNTYSFLHSKKVSYSVEVLLPDTASAQQIQGESPNHSP